From a single Syngnathus scovelli strain Florida chromosome 2, RoL_Ssco_1.2, whole genome shotgun sequence genomic region:
- the ren gene encoding renin, with amino-acid sequence MAVWTVYWACLLAVLMAMSTGHTLRRISLKKMPSIRETLREMGVSLEQVLTELTQMNAQDFSNGTAPTPLTNYLDTQYYGEISIGSPAQIFNVVFDTGSANLWIPSQSCSPFSTACFTHNRYDASMSRTYMENGTGFSIQYASGNVRGFLSEDVVVVGGIPVVQVFAEATSLSAMPFIFAKFDGVLGMGYPNVAIDGITPVFDRIMSQHVLKEEVFSVYYSRDPQHSPGGELVLGGTDPNYYTGTFNYMETKEMGTWEVVMKGVSVGTEMIFCEEGCTAVIDTGSSYITGPASSVFALMKSIGAQLDESGYKVNCDIVKTLPSIAFHLGGLEYSLTHDDYILWQSQIEGDVCIVTFRGLDVPPPTGPVWILGANFIARYYTEFDRRSNRIGFAVAV; translated from the exons ATGGCAGTGTGGACAGTCTATTGGGCATGCTTGCTTGCCGTGTTAATGGCGATGAGCACGGGTCATACTTTGAGAAG AATAAGCTTGAAGAAGATGCCGTCTATCAGGGAGACGCTGCGGGAGATGGGCGTTTCTCTGGAGCAGGTGTTGACTGAGCTAACACAGATGAACGCGCAAGACTTCAGCAATGGAACCGCTCCCACTCCTCTCACCAACTATTTGGAT ACACAGTACTATGGAGAAATCAGCATCGGTTCTCCAGCTCAGATTTTCAACGTGGTGTTTGACACGGGCTCGGCTAATCTGTGGATCCCTTCGCAAAGCTGCTCCCCTTTCTCCACGGCCTGCT TTACTCACAACAGGTATGACGCCTCCATGTCTCGCACCTACATGGAAAATGGAACAGGATTTTCTATCCAGTACGCCTCGGGGAACGTCCGGGGATTCCTTAGCGAGGATGTGGTTGTG GTGGGTGGAATCCCCGTGGTACAGGTTTTTGCCGAAGCCACCTCCTTGTCCGCCATGCCCTTCATCTTTGCAAAGTTTGACGGCGTCCTAGGGATGGGCTACCCCAACGTCGCCATTGACGGAATCACGCCAGTGTTTGACCGCATCATGTCTCAACATGTCCTCAAGGAGGAGGTGTTCTCTGTTTACTACAGCAG GGATCCCCAGCATTCCCCTGGTGGAGAGCTGGTTCTAGGTGGCACCGACCCAAACTACTACACCGGAACCTTCAATTATATGGAGACCAAAGAGATGGGCACGTGGGAGGTTGTGATGAAAGG TGTTTCTGTGGGAACAGAAATGATATTTTGCGAAGAAGGCTGCACAGCTGTGATCGACACGGGCTCCTCCTACATCACAGGCCCGGCCTCGTCCGTTTTTGCGCTGATGAAAAGCATCGGAGCCCAGCTGGATGAAAGTGGG TACAAAGTCAACTGCGACATCGTGAAGACGTTGCCAAGTATTGCTTTTCATCTCGGCGGCCTCGAGTACTCGCTGACGCATGACGATTATATTCTATGG CAATCCCAGATCGAGGGGGACGTCTGCATTGTGACCTTCAGAGGCTTGGACGTGCCACCGCCGACGGGTCCCGTTTGGATCCTGGGAGCCAACTTCATCGCCCGCTACTACACCGAATTTGATCGTCGCAGTAATCGGATCGGTTTTGCTGTAGCGGTCTGA